A stretch of Pseudoprevotella muciniphila DNA encodes these proteins:
- the porW gene encoding type IX secretion system periplasmic lipoprotein PorW/SprE: MRILRKKHISVVILLAVAMLLTVSCSTQKNTAMTRFYHSFTANYNTYFNGHQAFTEGVQSQEKSNKDDYTQIIPVFPVGNESTRSAGKSNFETAIKKAEKAIKAHSIQAKPDLSARERRSAKGKQKLAMVEYNPFLKNAWMMMGKSQFYKGEFIEAASTFGYIIRMYAAEPKVANEARTWLARCYSGIDWHYDAENTLRLVSKDSMTSRISKEYQLSMADLLVRQEQFDAAIPFLTYSAKHTGSSLQKARLWFLLAQLYRMKGDTKLAYKSLSKTISKNPPFELDFAARIMQTQVLSTNSSQGVRMISKLKRMSHNPKYKDHLEQVYFAMGNIYLAREDTTNAIASYEKGRTKSTSSSIEKGVLLLKLGELYWDIRRYDHAQKCYSEAIGMLDKKREGYDEATRRSKVLDKLVPYTNAVHLQDSLQALSVMDEKDRNAAIDRAIEMEKARQEAERKAKKDSAAQARANEMDGDNGTLPGNNNRNNSKGNANNTGETVTWYFYNPQAVLQGKENFRKIWGQRKNEDNWRRSNRTVLADIKEEIDLDNLTDEQKDSLAQEEARADSIAKAEKDSMSLDVNNPLKRDYYMKQIPFTQEQKDASNLIIMDGLHHAGVIMKDDMEDKDLAESMLGRVVNQYPTYSQMQDVYYQLFLMYLRWNEPDKAERYKLLLQEQYPESDTTKIVTNPNFERNMKFGRELEDRLYTETYEAFKLHDYATVEENTRISGEEFPDGINRPKFLFVSALSRLTPETDKEIAKELRELVKKFPDSDVSKLAGMIVKGIEAGRKVGQGGYDMSSLWSYRTSSDSVALDSASAANQLSAERDIPFVCIIAYPSDSLDDNTLLYNLARFNFGEYTSRNYDMSIESARGLTQFRITGFENHREAHGYAHKIYQDKDLAPTLRRTRIFLVSEKNQKLIGVNYSFDDYAKYYEKMFAPLKLDSTLTVDEDPAVKMYYEDEVPDDPQANRITDENDGDEYDISGDNGEQYEEIPIDVPATPSANEGEDIPVAQEKTDDTGGQTEEIPILPSTDTGNDDTPSEEIPAPAQPDAPAKPEPTKKEEPAKEEPTPTPPAQPEAPAKPEQPTKKEPAKEEPTPTIPAQPEQPAKQEPTKTEPAKPEPTKTEPAKEEPAKKETPKQPEKEDDDPVYDESEDDPIYEEDAPEQPAKKEPAKKDTPEEDDEEGEWYPI; the protein is encoded by the coding sequence ATGAGGATTTTGCGTAAGAAGCATATATCTGTAGTCATTTTGTTGGCAGTTGCTATGCTGCTGACCGTGTCGTGCTCTACACAGAAGAACACGGCAATGACTCGTTTTTACCATTCCTTCACGGCTAATTACAACACCTATTTCAATGGTCATCAGGCGTTTACAGAAGGTGTGCAGTCGCAGGAGAAGAGCAACAAGGACGACTACACACAGATTATCCCCGTCTTTCCGGTAGGCAACGAATCCACTCGCTCTGCCGGCAAGAGCAATTTCGAGACCGCCATAAAGAAAGCCGAGAAAGCCATCAAGGCACATTCCATTCAGGCAAAGCCCGACCTCAGTGCCCGCGAGCGTCGTTCGGCAAAAGGCAAGCAGAAACTTGCCATGGTGGAATACAACCCCTTCCTGAAGAACGCCTGGATGATGATGGGTAAGTCGCAGTTCTACAAAGGTGAGTTTATCGAAGCCGCCTCCACCTTCGGTTATATCATCCGCATGTATGCTGCTGAGCCGAAAGTAGCCAACGAAGCCCGCACCTGGTTGGCGCGCTGCTACAGCGGCATCGATTGGCATTACGATGCGGAAAACACCCTGCGCTTAGTGAGCAAGGACTCCATGACGAGCCGCATCAGCAAGGAATACCAACTGTCGATGGCAGACCTACTGGTACGACAGGAACAATTTGATGCCGCCATCCCCTTCCTGACCTACTCCGCCAAGCACACAGGCAGCAGTCTGCAGAAGGCAAGGCTGTGGTTCCTCTTAGCCCAACTTTACCGCATGAAGGGCGACACGAAACTCGCCTACAAGTCTTTGAGCAAGACTATCAGCAAGAATCCTCCCTTCGAACTTGACTTCGCAGCCCGCATCATGCAGACACAGGTGCTCTCTACAAACAGCAGTCAGGGTGTGCGCATGATTTCGAAACTGAAACGTATGTCGCACAACCCGAAGTACAAGGATCACCTTGAACAGGTGTACTTTGCGATGGGCAACATCTACCTTGCCCGCGAGGACACGACCAATGCCATCGCGTCGTATGAGAAAGGGCGCACGAAATCCACAAGCAGCAGTATCGAGAAAGGTGTGCTGTTGCTGAAACTGGGCGAACTCTACTGGGACATCCGCCGCTACGACCATGCACAGAAATGCTACAGCGAAGCCATCGGCATGCTCGACAAGAAGCGCGAGGGCTACGACGAAGCCACGCGTCGCTCCAAGGTGCTTGACAAACTGGTGCCCTACACTAATGCCGTACATCTGCAGGACTCCCTTCAGGCACTCTCCGTGATGGACGAGAAGGACCGCAATGCCGCCATCGACCGTGCCATAGAAATGGAAAAGGCACGTCAGGAGGCTGAACGCAAGGCTAAGAAAGACTCTGCCGCTCAGGCGCGTGCCAACGAGATGGATGGCGACAATGGTACCCTCCCTGGCAATAACAACCGCAACAACAGCAAAGGCAACGCCAACAACACCGGCGAGACGGTTACATGGTACTTCTACAACCCTCAGGCTGTGCTTCAGGGCAAGGAGAACTTCCGGAAAATATGGGGTCAGCGCAAGAATGAAGACAACTGGCGACGCTCGAACCGCACCGTTCTGGCAGACATCAAGGAAGAGATAGATCTCGACAACCTCACCGACGAGCAGAAAGACAGCCTTGCGCAGGAAGAAGCCCGTGCCGACAGCATAGCGAAGGCTGAAAAGGACAGCATGAGCCTCGACGTGAACAATCCGCTCAAGCGCGACTACTACATGAAGCAGATACCTTTCACCCAAGAACAGAAAGATGCTTCAAACCTCATCATCATGGACGGTCTGCACCATGCCGGCGTCATCATGAAGGACGACATGGAGGACAAGGACCTTGCCGAATCGATGCTGGGGCGCGTGGTGAACCAATACCCCACATACAGCCAGATGCAGGACGTGTATTACCAACTGTTCCTGATGTATCTGCGCTGGAATGAGCCCGACAAAGCCGAACGCTACAAGTTACTCCTGCAAGAGCAATATCCCGAGAGCGACACGACGAAGATTGTTACGAACCCCAATTTCGAGCGTAACATGAAATTCGGACGAGAGTTGGAAGACAGGCTTTATACCGAGACCTACGAGGCCTTCAAACTACACGACTATGCCACAGTGGAAGAAAACACCCGCATCTCCGGCGAAGAATTCCCCGACGGCATCAACCGCCCGAAATTCCTCTTCGTCAGTGCCCTAAGCCGTCTCACCCCCGAGACCGACAAGGAAATAGCCAAGGAACTTCGCGAACTCGTAAAGAAATTCCCCGACAGCGACGTGAGCAAACTGGCAGGTATGATAGTGAAGGGCATAGAGGCAGGGCGCAAAGTGGGACAAGGCGGCTACGATATGAGTTCGCTATGGTCCTACCGCACATCGAGCGACTCCGTGGCATTAGACTCCGCCTCTGCCGCCAACCAACTTTCGGCCGAGCGCGACATCCCCTTCGTCTGCATCATAGCCTACCCCTCCGACTCACTGGACGACAACACGCTGCTCTACAACCTCGCGAGGTTCAACTTCGGCGAATACACCTCGCGCAACTACGACATGTCGATAGAGTCGGCAAGAGGTCTGACACAGTTCCGCATCACCGGTTTTGAGAACCACAGGGAAGCACACGGCTATGCCCACAAGATATACCAGGACAAAGACCTCGCGCCGACACTCCGCCGCACGCGCATCTTCCTTGTGAGCGAAAAGAACCAGAAACTCATCGGCGTGAACTATAGTTTCGATGACTACGCTAAATACTATGAGAAGATGTTTGCTCCGCTCAAACTCGACTCTACGCTGACCGTTGACGAAGATCCTGCCGTAAAGATGTACTACGAGGACGAAGTACCCGATGACCCGCAAGCGAACCGCATCACAGACGAGAACGACGGCGACGAATACGACATCAGCGGCGACAACGGCGAACAATACGAGGAAATCCCCATCGACGTTCCTGCCACACCGAGTGCGAACGAAGGCGAGGACATCCCCGTTGCGCAAGAAAAGACCGACGACACGGGCGGACAGACGGAAGAGATTCCTATCCTCCCGTCAACAGATACGGGCAATGACGACACTCCGTCGGAAGAAATACCCGCGCCTGCCCAACCGGACGCTCCGGCTAAACCGGAGCCTACGAAAAAGGAAGAGCCTGCCAAGGAAGAGCCCACTCCTACGCCACCTGCCCAGCCCGAAGCACCGGCTAAGCCCGAGCAACCGACTAAGAAAGAGCCTGCCAAGGAAGAGCCTACTCCTACAATACCTGCCCAGCCCGAGCAACCGGCTAAACAAGAGCCTACGAAGACTGAACCTGCTAAACCCGAGCCTACGAAGACTGAACCTGCCAAGGAAGAGCCTGCCAAGAAAGAGACGCCCAAGCAGCCGGAAAAAGAGGACGACGACCCCGTCTATGACGAGAGCGAGGACGACCCCATATATGAAGAAGATGCTCCGGAACAGCCGGCTAAGAAGGAACCTGCCAAGAAGGATACTCCGGAAGAAGATGACGAAGAGG
- a CDS encoding outer membrane beta-barrel protein produces MRYKSIILLALSAMLCLTSEAQVKKFIAKASNDPFVKSLTFYGRIGWGYNGMTGSPSPEFKSGYDVATGAQHKLNTSGLYCNAEIGMSSRGFQESGERDYGAEHLNFKQKANAIRIGIGAGKIYTLKNPRLALDPHIGIYASYDVGGSRDAWIVVDGYKQTVNGDIGTGRWYKDWNEWDIGGEIGCALWINSRYGIDARYRQGILDAITLDGKHAQTSNVIISCAMKF; encoded by the coding sequence ATGAGATACAAGAGCATTATACTGCTGGCACTCTCTGCCATGTTGTGCCTGACATCGGAGGCACAAGTGAAGAAATTTATAGCCAAGGCGAGCAACGACCCGTTCGTCAAGTCGCTCACATTCTACGGGCGCATCGGATGGGGATATAACGGCATGACTGGTTCGCCATCACCCGAATTCAAGTCGGGATATGACGTCGCCACCGGTGCGCAGCACAAACTGAACACAAGCGGTCTTTACTGCAATGCAGAAATCGGTATGAGTTCAAGAGGCTTTCAGGAGAGCGGCGAAAGGGACTATGGTGCCGAGCATCTGAATTTCAAGCAAAAAGCCAACGCCATACGCATCGGCATAGGCGCAGGAAAAATATACACACTCAAGAACCCACGTCTGGCGCTCGACCCGCACATCGGCATATATGCCTCCTACGACGTGGGAGGTAGCCGCGATGCATGGATAGTGGTCGATGGTTACAAACAAACCGTAAACGGCGACATAGGCACAGGCAGATGGTACAAGGACTGGAACGAGTGGGACATAGGAGGAGAAATAGGCTGCGCACTCTGGATCAACTCCAGATACGGCATCGACGCACGATACAGGCAAGGCATACTCGATGCCATCACACTCGACGGTAAACACGCACAAACCAGTAACGTCATCATCAGTTGTGCCATGAAGTTCTGA
- the rhuM gene encoding RhuM family protein, with the protein MNNEIQFILYQLPDEEGKVQVVIKDETIWATQKAIAQLFGVGIPAISKHLNHIFEEGELDKEVVFSKMEITTQHGAIEGKTQKSETAFYSLDAIIAVGYRVSSARATKFRQWATKNLNEYIRKGFVLDEERLKQGTAVFGKDYFRELLEKVRSIRASERRIWQQITDIYAECSFDYDRNSPTTREFYQMVQNRFHYAITGQTAPEIIYTRSDHTKKDMGLQTWKNAPDGRVLLSDTKIAKNYLPKVEIRRLERAVSGYFDYIEDLVERENAFSMEQFAASVNEFLTFRRYALLPDKGKISREEADQKAEEEYKLFNPTQKIDSDFDKQIRGLFDDK; encoded by the coding sequence ATGAACAACGAAATACAATTCATATTATATCAGTTACCAGACGAAGAAGGCAAGGTTCAGGTAGTTATTAAAGACGAAACGATATGGGCTACGCAGAAGGCGATAGCACAACTGTTTGGCGTAGGAATACCTGCTATCAGCAAGCATCTTAACCATATCTTTGAAGAAGGAGAACTGGATAAAGAAGTGGTTTTTTCCAAAATGGAAATAACCACTCAGCATGGTGCCATTGAAGGGAAGACCCAAAAGAGTGAAACGGCATTCTATTCTCTAGATGCCATTATCGCAGTTGGCTACCGTGTCTCATCTGCGCGAGCCACAAAGTTCCGTCAGTGGGCAACAAAAAATCTGAATGAGTACATCAGGAAAGGATTTGTGCTTGACGAAGAACGCTTGAAGCAAGGCACGGCCGTATTTGGCAAAGACTACTTCCGCGAATTGTTGGAGAAGGTGCGAAGCATACGTGCCAGTGAGCGACGTATTTGGCAACAGATAACGGATATTTATGCAGAATGTTCTTTTGACTACGACCGCAATTCACCTACTACCAGAGAGTTCTACCAAATGGTGCAAAACCGCTTTCATTATGCCATCACAGGACAGACGGCTCCAGAGATTATCTATACACGTTCCGACCATACGAAGAAAGATATGGGCTTACAGACATGGAAGAATGCTCCGGATGGACGTGTTTTGCTGAGTGACACCAAGATAGCAAAAAACTACTTGCCAAAAGTGGAAATTCGTCGCTTGGAACGTGCCGTTTCTGGTTATTTCGACTACATAGAAGATCTCGTAGAGCGCGAGAACGCTTTCAGCATGGAGCAATTCGCAGCATCGGTCAATGAGTTTTTGACCTTCCGACGTTATGCACTCCTACCCGACAAAGGAAAGATTAGCCGAGAGGAAGCTGATCAAAAGGCTGAAGAGGAATACAAGCTTTTCAATCCTACGCAAAAGATTGACTCAGATTTCGACAAACAGATTCGTGGCCTATTCGATGACAAGTAA
- a CDS encoding bacteriophage abortive infection AbiH family protein, producing MQSSTLYIIGNGFDCFHNLPTTFFDFGKYIKYHNKEFYLLLFDWFPTYYNQMVESFSLWENFEKGLKEIDQDLLWQYINNNLTPLGSDNWGDEDNHRVQFMTQTLLDSLSNKLKEYLSNWICSVDIKAATKRLDLDEKAIYLTFNYTRTLEDYYKISSEQILHIHGITDNPNSIIFGHNLDVLPVVENDFDDIRLFECERIIQNNYFKKTLKPIENIITTNNEFFSSLQKISTIIIIGHSINDIDFPYFKRIWTIIDNNTIWKISFKDLEDKEEHLEEKIDILVNLGVNRKHIASFLMDDITI from the coding sequence ATGCAATCCTCGACTTTATATATAATTGGTAATGGGTTTGACTGCTTTCATAATTTACCAACAACTTTTTTTGATTTTGGGAAATACATCAAATATCATAATAAAGAATTCTATCTTCTACTTTTTGACTGGTTTCCCACTTATTATAACCAAATGGTTGAATCATTTTCTTTATGGGAAAATTTTGAAAAGGGTCTCAAGGAGATTGACCAAGACTTATTATGGCAATACATAAATAACAATCTTACACCATTAGGTTCGGATAATTGGGGTGATGAAGACAATCACAGAGTTCAATTCATGACACAGACTTTACTTGATTCTCTGTCAAACAAATTAAAAGAATATCTTAGCAATTGGATTTGTTCTGTAGACATTAAAGCAGCAACTAAACGATTAGATTTGGATGAAAAAGCGATTTATTTAACTTTTAATTATACAAGAACATTAGAGGACTATTATAAAATATCTTCTGAACAAATTCTTCATATTCATGGTATAACAGATAATCCTAACTCCATAATTTTTGGACATAATTTAGATGTCTTACCAGTCGTAGAAAATGATTTCGATGATATTAGGTTATTTGAATGTGAAAGAATCATACAAAATAATTATTTTAAAAAAACTTTAAAACCAATAGAAAATATAATTACTACCAACAACGAATTCTTTTCTTCATTACAAAAAATATCTACAATTATAATAATAGGGCATTCTATAAATGATATTGATTTTCCTTATTTTAAAAGAATATGGACTATAATAGATAATAACACTATATGGAAGATTTCATTTAAGGATTTAGAAGACAAAGAAGAACATTTAGAAGAGAAGATTGATATTCTAGTTAATTTGGGAGTAAATAGAAAACATATCGCCTCTTTTTTAATGGATGACATTACTATATAA
- a CDS encoding WG repeat-containing protein has product MKFSFKTLKGIYLLRLPNFRSKFRKRIHGTQLDKVNSYLIYNANDKTSKIIDYEEVWASTFDSNFEWFIINENEKFIVAENGKCFHMDTTGTISPYIGDIHSMRSKKINIIPKKKKKKKDNTLAPLNRIETDSIPFFEKGGNKLCYTLGKTIELPFKIWESFDDLILIYKDIIANKKSFPIRKYGIANKNGEIIVEPIFDNINYKIFESKKEKLYLVELDEKYGLINGNGKEVLPTKYKGIEDYDERVAIVDNGTKLINIRTGKVLYTCDLFQMDKITKGWIAVSNKGLLDTNGVFFPISLKKVENLNRSDDFLTFKWGENYDIIGSKVCDGLIPVYDSHRGYGYVNINSVEVIKCKYNEINYFSNGRARVRYDTEFGYIDTKGNIIVTKGKDEILIPNKYDWAYNFCGNVSVVQQGTRFGLVDYNLNELLPCVFYSPNDVIKSYKKVLLSNSKKYNQECLIELEPPEPFKENGLYGFKRIDGKILCPPIFRCAHCFIEGRALVSIGNKYGFLNENLEFSIPPIYYSAEDFSEGLALVNNRDYINKEGECIIHTSHNIERLSSFFGGTVNCDYNYCQPGRDNETYEITKRVLGF; this is encoded by the coding sequence ATGAAATTTAGTTTTAAAACTCTAAAAGGCATTTACCTATTAAGGTTGCCTAATTTTCGATCAAAATTTAGAAAAAGAATTCATGGGACACAACTCGATAAAGTTAACTCCTATTTAATCTATAACGCTAATGACAAGACATCAAAAATTATAGATTATGAAGAAGTTTGGGCTTCTACATTTGATAGTAATTTTGAATGGTTTATAATAAATGAAAATGAAAAGTTTATAGTAGCTGAAAACGGAAAATGCTTTCACATGGATACAACGGGGACAATATCACCTTATATAGGTGATATTCATTCAATGAGAAGCAAAAAGATTAATATAATTCCCAAAAAGAAAAAAAAGAAAAAAGATAATACCTTAGCCCCGTTAAATAGAATTGAAACAGATTCTATTCCCTTTTTTGAAAAAGGAGGGAATAAACTCTGTTATACACTTGGTAAAACAATTGAGCTTCCATTTAAAATATGGGAAAGTTTTGATGATCTCATTTTAATTTATAAAGATATTATCGCCAATAAAAAAAGTTTCCCTATACGTAAATACGGCATAGCTAATAAAAATGGTGAAATTATTGTTGAACCTATATTTGATAATATAAATTACAAAATATTCGAATCAAAAAAAGAAAAGTTATATTTAGTAGAATTGGATGAAAAATATGGATTAATTAATGGGAATGGCAAGGAAGTATTGCCAACAAAATACAAAGGGATTGAAGATTATGATGAACGTGTCGCAATAGTAGACAACGGTACAAAACTCATAAATATTAGAACAGGAAAAGTCCTTTACACTTGCGATCTTTTTCAAATGGATAAAATTACAAAAGGATGGATTGCTGTATCAAATAAAGGACTCTTAGATACAAATGGTGTGTTTTTCCCAATTTCATTAAAAAAAGTAGAAAATCTAAATCGTTCTGATGACTTTCTAACATTTAAATGGGGTGAAAATTATGATATAATTGGTTCTAAAGTTTGTGATGGGCTTATTCCTGTTTATGACAGTCATAGAGGCTATGGCTATGTTAACATCAATAGTGTTGAGGTAATTAAATGCAAGTATAATGAGATAAACTATTTTTCTAATGGTAGAGCAAGAGTACGATATGATACAGAATTTGGCTATATCGACACAAAAGGAAACATTATTGTTACAAAAGGGAAAGACGAAATCCTCATTCCTAACAAATACGATTGGGCATACAATTTTTGTGGAAATGTTTCTGTAGTTCAACAAGGTACACGTTTTGGATTAGTTGATTATAACCTAAATGAGTTATTACCATGTGTTTTTTATTCTCCCAATGATGTTATAAAGTCTTATAAAAAAGTTTTGCTATCAAACAGTAAAAAGTATAATCAGGAGTGTTTAATTGAATTAGAACCCCCTGAACCGTTTAAAGAAAATGGTCTATATGGTTTTAAAAGGATAGATGGAAAAATTTTATGTCCTCCTATTTTCCGTTGTGCTCACTGTTTTATCGAAGGTAGAGCTTTGGTATCAATAGGAAATAAGTATGGTTTTTTGAATGAAAATCTAGAATTTTCTATTCCACCCATCTACTATTCTGCAGAAGATTTTTCTGAAGGTTTAGCTTTAGTAAATAATCGTGATTATATTAACAAAGAAGGCGAATGTATTATACACACAAGTCATAACATAGAAAGACTTTCATCATTTTTTGGAGGTACAGTTAATTGTGACTATAATTATTGCCAACCTGGAAGAGATAATGAAACTTATGAAATAACTAAAAGGGTTCTAGGTTTTTAA
- a CDS encoding YifB family Mg chelatase-like AAA ATPase, with product MLVKVHTAAVNALTALEIVVEVDLSSNIRSDEQKSIIMVGLPDNAVKESQTRVKSALANSGYKIPPNYVTANFAPADVRKEGSGYDLPLAIGLIAAAKMADIHALEKTMFMGELGLDGSVRPIKGALPIAILARKNGYENLIVPAENAREAAVVNRLKVFGASKITDVVDFINGNPTLTQTIVNTREDFYAAQTDYPLDFSEVKGQENVKRALEVAASGGHNILLVGSPGCGKSMMAKRLPGILPQLTLAESLETTQIYSVAGKLKQHTSLITQRPFRSPHHTISDVALCGGGMSFQPGEISLAHNGVLFLDEFPEFSKTALETMRQPLEDREISISRAKYTATLPCSFMLVASMNPCPCGYHNDPAHECHCTPGQIMRYMSKISGPLLDRIDLQCEIQAVPFSDLAEMAPGEPSAAIRERVIRARHIQEERYKAHKGIHCNAQMTERMLQQYARLDALSMEKLRMAMERLKLSARAYNRILKVARTIADLAAQENIQSEHIAEAISYRNLDRSDWAENGV from the coding sequence GTGCTCGTAAAAGTTCACACAGCAGCAGTCAACGCACTGACAGCACTCGAAATAGTAGTAGAAGTTGACCTCTCTTCAAACATCAGAAGCGATGAGCAGAAAAGCATCATCATGGTAGGACTGCCTGACAATGCAGTGAAAGAAAGCCAGACGCGCGTGAAATCTGCACTCGCCAACTCAGGCTACAAAATCCCGCCCAACTACGTTACTGCCAATTTCGCACCTGCCGACGTCAGAAAAGAAGGTTCTGGCTACGACCTGCCACTCGCCATAGGCCTCATCGCTGCGGCAAAAATGGCTGACATACATGCGCTTGAAAAAACTATGTTTATGGGAGAACTGGGACTCGATGGTTCAGTACGGCCCATCAAAGGAGCACTTCCTATTGCCATACTCGCACGAAAAAACGGATACGAAAACCTTATCGTTCCTGCAGAAAATGCAAGAGAGGCAGCAGTGGTGAACCGGCTCAAAGTGTTCGGAGCAAGCAAAATCACTGATGTCGTAGATTTCATCAATGGCAACCCTACCCTCACACAAACCATTGTGAACACACGCGAAGATTTCTATGCAGCACAGACCGACTATCCGCTCGACTTTTCTGAGGTGAAAGGTCAGGAAAACGTGAAGCGGGCGCTCGAAGTGGCTGCGTCGGGAGGACACAACATTCTCCTCGTAGGTAGTCCCGGTTGTGGAAAAAGCATGATGGCTAAGCGACTGCCAGGCATACTGCCGCAACTCACACTCGCAGAAAGCCTCGAAACCACACAAATCTATAGTGTGGCAGGAAAACTCAAGCAACACACGAGCCTCATCACACAGCGACCCTTCCGCTCGCCACACCACACCATCTCCGACGTGGCACTCTGCGGTGGCGGCATGTCGTTCCAGCCGGGCGAAATCAGTCTGGCGCATAACGGTGTACTCTTCCTCGACGAATTCCCCGAATTCTCCAAAACGGCACTCGAAACCATGCGACAACCGCTCGAAGACCGCGAAATATCCATCAGCCGAGCAAAATACACTGCCACACTGCCCTGCTCATTCATGCTCGTGGCGTCCATGAACCCATGCCCCTGCGGCTACCACAACGACCCGGCACACGAGTGCCACTGCACACCTGGACAAATCATGCGCTACATGTCGAAGATATCAGGACCACTGCTCGACCGCATCGACCTGCAATGCGAGATACAGGCAGTGCCCTTCTCCGACCTCGCAGAAATGGCACCGGGCGAACCGTCGGCGGCAATACGGGAGAGGGTCATCCGGGCAAGGCATATACAGGAGGAACGCTACAAAGCCCACAAAGGCATACACTGCAACGCACAAATGACAGAGCGCATGCTACAGCAATATGCACGACTAGACGCACTGTCCATGGAAAAACTGCGCATGGCTATGGAACGCCTCAAACTCTCCGCCCGAGCATACAACCGTATCCTCAAGGTGGCAAGAACCATAGCCGACCTCGCAGCACAAGAAAATATACAGTCCGAACACATCGCCGAAGCCATCAGCTACCGCAACCTCGACCGTAGCGACTGGGCTGAAAACGGGGTGTAG
- a CDS encoding TlpA disulfide reductase family protein — MGKKHLYIFLSGIITLILCSCGVPEGHVRLSGKISQVKEADCFIYSTDESFSRVDTIHISGGKFETDIPLKKPIVMTLLLPSFSQVSFIAEPDKEITFKASAEKLAEIEIHGSEMNDQLTEFRLKNLQKSDREKRLAAVQFINDNIKSLTAIAVFREYFLENKDVNPIQAQELIEKLQNAQGKNHAVKTMVPLAEARIAGSEGMTIPEFAGETLDGNIVSKDNFAGKPALFYFTASWSNHFVSTLKTIRNLERMPDRNFNILVIALDYDTRTLQQHVERDSIVSPVLCDQMAFDSPNVRNFGITYVPGNILIGSNGRIVERDVDDAKLPDRLKQLK; from the coding sequence ATGGGAAAAAAACACTTATATATTTTCTTATCGGGCATCATCACCTTGATACTCTGCTCATGTGGTGTGCCGGAAGGGCATGTGAGGCTCTCGGGAAAGATCTCACAGGTAAAGGAGGCTGACTGCTTTATCTATTCCACAGACGAAAGTTTTTCAAGAGTGGACACCATCCACATCTCCGGCGGAAAGTTCGAAACAGACATTCCGCTGAAGAAGCCCATCGTTATGACACTACTATTGCCCAGTTTCTCGCAGGTAAGTTTCATCGCAGAACCCGACAAGGAAATCACATTCAAGGCATCGGCTGAAAAACTCGCTGAAATAGAAATACATGGTAGTGAGATGAATGACCAACTCACGGAATTCAGACTGAAAAACCTGCAAAAAAGCGACAGGGAAAAACGACTCGCTGCAGTGCAGTTTATCAACGACAACATCAAGTCGCTCACCGCAATAGCAGTATTCCGGGAGTACTTCCTCGAAAACAAAGATGTCAACCCCATACAAGCACAGGAACTCATCGAAAAACTGCAGAACGCACAAGGAAAGAACCATGCAGTAAAGACGATGGTGCCTCTCGCAGAAGCCAGAATTGCCGGCTCGGAAGGAATGACTATACCCGAATTTGCCGGAGAAACACTTGACGGCAACATCGTTTCGAAGGACAATTTCGCAGGAAAACCTGCATTGTTCTACTTCACAGCCTCATGGAGCAACCATTTCGTCTCTACACTCAAGACCATACGCAATCTCGAAAGAATGCCGGACAGAAATTTCAACATACTCGTCATAGCACTCGACTATGACACACGCACACTGCAACAACACGTGGAGAGAGACTCCATTGTTTCGCCTGTCCTATGCGACCAAATGGCATTCGACTCGCCTAATGTCAGGAACTTCGGCATAACGTACGTGCCAGGAAACATTCTTATCGGAAGCAACGGAAGAATAGTGGAGCGCGACGTCGATGACGCCAAACTCCCCGACAGACTGAAACAACTCAAATAG